The following are encoded in a window of Novosphingobium sp. THN1 genomic DNA:
- a CDS encoding GNAT family N-acetyltransferase, which produces MIAPPDDIDRIMTVMEQAFPPEFGEAWNRRQVSDALCLGNCRYGLIAPDGSENLLTSGETAGFFMSRAVLDEEELLLFAIAPQYRRMGLGHVLLKRFIQSAQDGGMSRVFLEMRRDNPAGVLYAAHGFRQIGLRPGYYRTSTGARIDAISQELTFHN; this is translated from the coding sequence ATGATCGCGCCGCCTGACGACATTGACCGAATCATGACGGTGATGGAGCAGGCATTCCCACCCGAGTTCGGCGAGGCGTGGAACCGCAGGCAAGTCAGCGATGCCTTGTGCTTGGGCAATTGCCGCTACGGTCTGATCGCGCCCGATGGCAGCGAAAACTTGCTCACCTCTGGTGAAACTGCCGGATTCTTCATGAGCCGAGCGGTACTGGACGAGGAAGAACTTCTTCTTTTTGCTATTGCACCACAGTACCGGCGGATGGGCTTGGGCCACGTCCTGCTCAAGCGCTTCATACAGTCTGCCCAAGATGGCGGGATGAGCCGGGTTTTTCTAGAGATGCGCCGTGATAATCCAGCAGGCGTCCTTTATGCTGCTCATGGATTCCGCCAAATTGGATTAAGACCCGGTTATTATCGCACTTCAACTGGCGCCCGGATTGATGCGATCAGCCAGGAACTGACTTTTCACAATTGA
- a CDS encoding class II 3-deoxy-7-phosphoheptulonate synthase → MAQNWTADSWRGFEGRHLPVYPDAEKLNEVEKTLTSFPPLVFAGEARALKADLAQVAAGKGFLLQGGDCAESFAEFHPNNIRDTFRVLLQMAVVLTFASKQPVVKVGRMAGQFAKPRSSPVEKIGEVELPSYLGDNINGIDFTPESRIPDPERMLRAYSQAAATLNLLRAFAGGGYANLRQVHQWTLDHIGKSPWGTKFREMADKIGEALDFMEACGVDPRTVPQLQGTSFYTSHEALLLAYEEAMTRQDSLTGEWYDTSAHMLWIGDRTRFEGSAHVEYLRGVNNPIGMKCGPSLSADALLRMLDTLNPSREAGRMTLISRFGHDKVEAGLAPLVRAVKREGHPVVWSCDPMHGNVIKADNGYKTRPFDRILTEVKGFFAVHRAEGTHAGGIHIEMTGQDVTECTGGAVAITQEGLADRYHTHCDPRLNAAQSIELAFLLAEALNAEREGAKAEAA, encoded by the coding sequence GTGGCACAGAACTGGACTGCGGATTCGTGGCGCGGGTTTGAAGGTCGGCATCTGCCGGTCTATCCCGATGCCGAAAAGCTGAACGAGGTCGAGAAGACCCTGACGAGCTTTCCGCCGCTGGTCTTTGCTGGCGAAGCGCGCGCACTGAAGGCCGACCTCGCGCAAGTGGCCGCGGGCAAGGGTTTCCTGCTGCAGGGCGGCGACTGTGCCGAGAGCTTTGCCGAGTTCCATCCGAACAACATTCGCGACACCTTCCGCGTGCTGCTGCAGATGGCGGTCGTGCTGACTTTCGCCAGCAAGCAGCCGGTGGTGAAGGTCGGTCGCATGGCCGGACAGTTCGCCAAGCCGCGCTCCTCTCCGGTCGAGAAAATCGGTGAAGTGGAACTGCCGAGCTACCTTGGCGACAACATCAACGGCATCGACTTCACGCCGGAATCGCGCATTCCGGATCCCGAGCGCATGCTGCGGGCCTACAGCCAGGCGGCGGCGACGCTCAACCTGCTGCGCGCCTTTGCAGGCGGCGGTTACGCCAACCTGCGCCAGGTCCACCAATGGACGTTGGACCACATCGGCAAGAGCCCGTGGGGCACCAAGTTCCGCGAGATGGCCGACAAGATCGGCGAAGCGCTGGACTTCATGGAAGCCTGCGGTGTCGATCCGCGCACCGTGCCCCAGCTTCAGGGCACCAGCTTCTACACCAGCCACGAAGCGCTGCTGCTGGCTTACGAAGAGGCTATGACCCGGCAGGATTCGCTGACTGGCGAATGGTATGACACTAGCGCCCACATGCTGTGGATCGGCGATCGCACGCGTTTCGAAGGTTCGGCTCACGTCGAGTACCTGCGCGGCGTCAACAATCCGATCGGCATGAAGTGCGGTCCTTCGCTCAGCGCCGATGCGCTCCTGCGCATGCTCGATACGCTCAATCCCTCGCGCGAAGCTGGCCGCATGACGCTGATCAGCCGCTTCGGCCACGACAAGGTCGAGGCAGGGCTCGCTCCGCTGGTGCGCGCCGTGAAGCGCGAAGGCCATCCGGTGGTGTGGTCGTGTGATCCGATGCATGGCAACGTCATCAAGGCCGACAACGGCTACAAGACCCGCCCGTTCGACCGCATCCTGACCGAGGTGAAGGGCTTCTTTGCCGTCCACCGCGCCGAAGGCACCCATGCGGGCGGCATCCACATCGAGATGACCGGGCAGGACGTGACCGAGTGCACCGGTGGTGCCGTGGCGATCACGCAGGAAGGCCTTGCCGATCGCTATCACACCCACTGCGATCCGCGTCTGAATGCAGCACAGTCGATCGAACTGGCATTCCTGCTGGCCGAGGCACTGAATGCCGAGCGGGAAGGGGCAAAGGCCGAAGCAGCCTGA
- a CDS encoding pitrilysin family protein, with protein MRSRNTRPRRFGLFLSLLLVSAAPVVAEVPAKAPAMATKSNVPWLYKGSDVPQDKAWTFGILPNGIRYAVRHSGVPPEQVSIRVLVDAGSMYETEPQRGYAHLIEHLTFRESKYLKEGETIPTWQRLGATFGSDTNAETSPTQTVYKLDIPNATAPKLDETFKLLSGMITAPIFTDRGVKTEVPIVLAEMRERTSAQSRVLDATRGLFFKGQLLAARSPIGTVETLEAADAAGVKAFHDKWYRPDNTVIVVAGDADPAALVARIEQWFGGWQVAGKKPLQPDFGKPIAPTGIDPRNPVGEAKVLVEPDLPRLVNWAILRPWTKVNDTIAYNQGLMIDRLALALINRRLEARARGGGSYLVASVDEMKQELSRSADATIVTVTPLSEDWKSAVTDVRAVIADALATPPSQAEIDREVAEFEVAFKVSVETQSTIAGSKAADDIVNAVDIRETVANPDTVYDIFRRSIPLFKPQAVLDHTRALFKGTVVRPMMITPKAGEADEASLRAALTAPVKAASESRVAANALKFSDLPPVGTPGTVASARPIGLLGIEQVELSNGVRVLLWPNDAEPGRIIIKARFGGGYSAIQPQDAVYGPIGEVALMDSGIGALGRDDLDRLATGRKLSLDFNIDDTAFVLSADTRPADLADQLYLMAAKLGMPRWDANPVLRAKAAAKLQYESYNSAPNAVLNRDLNWLLRDGDPRYATPNPAELEKVTPEGFRKTWEPLLSEGPIEIDMFGDFTREQALAALEKTFGALPVRTPTAAPTLAPNIPAHNAEPLVLTHRGDPSQAAAVVAWPTGGGQAGVRESRQLEILAQIFNNRLFDAMREKVGASYAPQVGSSWPLDLPSGGYLSAMVQLRPGDFDTFFAAVDKIAAELAATPPSADEISRVTEPLKQLITRASTGNGFYMFQLEGAAYDPRKIAAIRTILNDYSQTTPERMQALAQKYLRADKSWRLEVVPEKR; from the coding sequence ATGCGATCCCGTAACACGCGCCCCCGGCGCTTCGGCCTGTTTCTATCCCTCCTGCTGGTTTCGGCGGCCCCCGTGGTCGCCGAGGTCCCCGCCAAGGCTCCGGCCATGGCGACGAAATCCAACGTGCCATGGCTCTACAAGGGTTCGGATGTTCCGCAGGACAAGGCCTGGACCTTCGGCATTCTGCCGAACGGTATCCGTTACGCAGTCCGTCACAGTGGTGTTCCGCCCGAGCAGGTATCGATCCGCGTTTTGGTTGACGCGGGCTCGATGTACGAAACCGAGCCGCAGCGCGGTTATGCCCACCTGATCGAACATCTGACCTTCCGTGAATCGAAGTATCTCAAGGAAGGTGAGACGATTCCCACGTGGCAGCGGTTGGGCGCCACCTTCGGCAGCGATACCAACGCCGAGACCAGCCCGACGCAGACGGTTTACAAGCTGGACATTCCCAATGCTACGGCACCTAAGCTGGATGAAACATTCAAGCTGCTGTCGGGCATGATCACTGCGCCGATCTTTACCGATCGCGGCGTCAAGACCGAGGTTCCGATCGTCCTTGCCGAAATGCGCGAACGCACGAGCGCGCAGTCGCGGGTGCTGGACGCAACGCGGGGGCTGTTCTTCAAGGGCCAGCTTCTGGCCGCGCGCAGCCCGATCGGCACTGTAGAGACTCTCGAAGCAGCCGATGCGGCAGGGGTAAAGGCCTTTCATGACAAGTGGTACCGCCCCGACAATACCGTAATCGTGGTGGCGGGCGACGCTGATCCGGCAGCACTGGTCGCGCGGATCGAGCAGTGGTTCGGCGGGTGGCAAGTTGCTGGCAAGAAGCCGTTGCAGCCCGATTTCGGCAAGCCGATCGCGCCGACCGGAATTGATCCAAGGAACCCGGTTGGCGAGGCGAAGGTACTGGTCGAGCCGGACCTGCCCCGCCTTGTGAACTGGGCAATCCTGCGTCCGTGGACCAAGGTCAACGACACCATCGCCTACAACCAGGGTCTGATGATTGATCGCCTTGCGCTGGCTTTGATCAATCGCCGGCTCGAGGCACGGGCGCGCGGTGGCGGGAGCTACTTGGTGGCGTCCGTGGACGAGATGAAGCAGGAGCTTTCGCGATCGGCCGACGCCACGATCGTGACGGTCACGCCATTGAGCGAGGACTGGAAATCTGCGGTAACAGACGTGCGTGCAGTCATTGCCGATGCTTTGGCCACGCCGCCGTCCCAGGCAGAGATTGATCGCGAAGTTGCGGAATTTGAAGTCGCCTTCAAGGTCTCGGTCGAAACGCAGTCCACCATTGCCGGGTCCAAGGCGGCTGACGATATCGTCAACGCCGTCGATATTCGCGAGACGGTGGCCAACCCGGACACCGTCTACGACATTTTCAGGCGTTCCATCCCCTTGTTCAAGCCGCAAGCCGTGCTTGATCATACCCGGGCCCTGTTTAAGGGAACCGTGGTCCGCCCCATGATGATCACGCCCAAGGCAGGGGAGGCTGACGAGGCGTCCCTGCGCGCCGCATTGACTGCACCTGTCAAGGCTGCGTCGGAGAGCCGCGTGGCGGCAAATGCCCTCAAGTTTTCGGACCTTCCGCCGGTCGGAACTCCGGGTACTGTCGCCAGCGCGCGACCGATCGGGTTGCTTGGCATCGAGCAGGTAGAACTCTCCAATGGTGTCCGCGTTCTGCTGTGGCCCAACGATGCCGAGCCCGGTCGGATCATCATCAAGGCCCGGTTTGGCGGCGGCTACTCCGCGATCCAGCCCCAGGATGCGGTTTATGGCCCGATCGGCGAGGTGGCGCTGATGGACAGCGGCATTGGCGCACTCGGGCGGGATGATCTGGACCGTCTGGCAACAGGCCGCAAGCTGAGCCTCGATTTCAACATCGACGACACGGCATTCGTGCTCTCGGCCGACACGCGCCCGGCGGACCTTGCCGACCAGCTCTATCTCATGGCCGCCAAGCTGGGCATGCCGCGTTGGGACGCCAATCCGGTGTTGCGAGCCAAGGCTGCGGCAAAGCTCCAATACGAAAGCTACAATTCGGCCCCCAATGCGGTGCTCAATCGTGATCTCAACTGGCTGTTGCGCGATGGAGACCCGCGCTACGCCACGCCAAACCCGGCCGAACTGGAGAAGGTAACTCCGGAGGGCTTCCGCAAGACATGGGAGCCGCTGCTTTCGGAAGGACCGATCGAGATCGACATGTTCGGCGATTTCACGCGCGAACAGGCATTGGCCGCTCTGGAAAAGACTTTCGGCGCTTTGCCCGTCCGCACTCCAACAGCGGCGCCGACACTTGCCCCGAACATCCCGGCACACAACGCCGAGCCGCTGGTCCTGACCCATCGCGGCGATCCCTCGCAGGCTGCGGCCGTGGTAGCATGGCCAACCGGGGGCGGGCAGGCCGGGGTACGCGAAAGTCGCCAACTCGAAATCCTGGCGCAGATCTTCAACAACCGCCTGTTCGACGCGATGCGCGAAAAGGTGGGAGCGAGCTATGCGCCGCAAGTCGGTTCAAGCTGGCCGCTCGATCTGCCGTCGGGCGGGTACCTCTCGGCGATGGTCCAATTGCGGCCGGGAGATTTCGACACTTTCTTTGCTGCCGTTGACAAGATCGCGGCTGAACTTGCTGCCACGCCGCCCTCAGCAGACGAGATCAGCCGGGTGACCGAACCGCTCAAGCAATTGATTACGCGTGCCAGTACCGGCAACGGCTTCTACATGTTCCAGCTGGAAGGGGCGGCCTACGATCCGCGCAAGATCGCTGCAATCCGCACGATCCTCAACGATTACAGCCAGACAACGCCCGAACGAATGCAAGCTCTGGCGCAGAAATACCTGCGAGCGGACAAGAGCTGGCGCCTGGAGGTCGTCCCGGAAAAGCGCTGA
- a CDS encoding FKBP-type peptidyl-prolyl cis-trans isomerase, which yields MIKLSHALVRLAPAVLACAFGASALNAAAPAAKPVAPSAVAIPMPLNPVVSPAQRLCSAKTVSGLGTMLLKPAEGAKPTKSDFVLVNYVGYLAANGEVFDQGMQAAFPVDGVIPGFSEGLQLLSKGSLMRLCVPSALGYGAEGSGPIGANADLVFQVELVDFKTAAEVEAMRAAQSAAQPAQPGTTTPSQ from the coding sequence ATGATCAAGCTCTCCCATGCGCTCGTCCGCCTCGCCCCCGCTGTTCTTGCATGCGCCTTCGGCGCTTCGGCCCTGAATGCCGCCGCGCCTGCGGCCAAGCCGGTCGCGCCATCGGCGGTCGCCATTCCCATGCCACTGAATCCGGTAGTCTCGCCTGCACAGCGCCTATGCTCTGCGAAGACTGTCAGCGGACTTGGCACGATGCTGCTCAAGCCGGCCGAAGGCGCAAAGCCAACGAAGAGCGATTTCGTGTTGGTCAATTATGTCGGCTATCTGGCGGCCAATGGCGAGGTGTTCGATCAAGGCATGCAGGCGGCATTTCCCGTCGATGGCGTCATTCCGGGCTTTTCTGAAGGCCTGCAGCTATTGTCGAAGGGCAGCCTGATGCGCCTGTGCGTGCCCTCGGCGCTTGGTTACGGTGCGGAAGGTTCAGGCCCAATCGGTGCAAATGCGGATCTCGTGTTTCAGGTGGAACTGGTCGACTTCAAGACCGCTGCGGAAGTCGAAGCTATGCGTGCGGCGCAATCGGCAGCCCAACCTGCTCAGCCGGGCACGACAACTCCCTCGCAGTAA
- a CDS encoding TadE/TadG family type IV pilus assembly protein: MTLLRRLLDRQDGVSTVEFALVVPLFMILGMYGAEIAWLNAASMEASQVALALADNASRLGQTDNSGVTPTVTSNDVQSVLTGALEEGSDIGLAENGRVILSSVEVHPVTGKQYIHWQKCMGQRKQASAHGKPDATGSALSAIASGISLGGRKVTSSSNSAVMVAEVWYEYNGLFGTMFVQPITIHEQAAIIVRDDRNVGPGLSGTNNKIDC; the protein is encoded by the coding sequence ATGACGCTGCTGCGCAGGCTGCTCGACAGGCAGGACGGGGTATCGACCGTCGAATTTGCCCTGGTAGTGCCATTGTTCATGATATTGGGGATGTACGGGGCCGAAATTGCGTGGCTCAACGCCGCCTCGATGGAGGCAAGCCAGGTTGCTCTGGCACTTGCTGACAATGCTTCGCGTCTCGGCCAGACCGACAACAGCGGCGTGACCCCGACCGTTACCAGCAACGATGTGCAGTCGGTCCTTACAGGCGCGCTGGAGGAAGGCTCTGACATCGGTCTCGCCGAAAACGGCCGGGTGATCCTGTCAAGCGTTGAAGTCCATCCGGTGACTGGCAAACAATACATCCACTGGCAAAAGTGCATGGGTCAGCGCAAGCAGGCCTCTGCCCATGGAAAGCCCGACGCGACGGGAAGTGCCTTGTCTGCAATAGCTTCGGGCATTTCGCTCGGCGGCAGAAAGGTCACGTCATCAAGTAATAGCGCCGTGATGGTTGCCGAAGTCTGGTACGAATACAACGGGCTGTTCGGGACCATGTTCGTCCAGCCGATCACGATACACGAACAGGCAGCCATCATCGTTCGCGACGACCGAAATGTCGGCCCTGGCCTCAGCGGTACGAACAACAAGATCGATTGCTGA
- a CDS encoding Tad domain-containing protein → MLALRRLLILLARSRGGNILPLSAMAIFAVAALIGGAIDISRAWRTQTRLQAACDAGVLAGRRAVTTNGFDATAKAQADNYFFANFDETHQGSRDTSFEPTSADKGGTIDAVATTTLPPLMMQIFGFQGFDLSVSCTASMGVGNSDIMMVLDTTGSMSSLLAGSTQTRIEALRAAMKNFYATVENALSGTNARVRYGFVPYSSSVNVGRLLLDLDPSYLVDNWTIQSRKAIYRTVQTLSGYGTPVSGSPTTTTTLPTYSLWANYGSNVYLLSTSCNSAKPADTAWTNSGSATSTSTTTTNSSGQQVVTTVVTQPQTATFYQCAWQILNFRIQSRTGSRNSVTTTTTTADPIYTSSQVFDHWEYRPWNYDTSRFKNFEAVSTPTGENGASVSSTWKGCIEERATVSEPSFTWSSLGGFNPSGALDLEIDSAPDSSASSKWAPMWPNVAYIRTVTYNGTVYMNSTVPSSQGQQAASFCPTGARLLATMNKTAFDAFADSLVPEGATYHDIGMVWGARLASPDGLWSSTVRQAPTNGGEVSRHLIFMTDGEMAPSYSIQSAWGIEYHDRRVTDDGVNEDAARHNSRFLALCEAVKAKGIRIWVIAFAQAMTTELQTCASSSSAFTAANANQLDAAFQSIAKQVGELRVVQ, encoded by the coding sequence ATGCTTGCCCTTCGCCGCCTTCTGATTCTACTGGCCCGAAGCCGCGGAGGGAACATCCTGCCTCTCTCGGCCATGGCAATCTTTGCCGTGGCAGCACTGATCGGCGGCGCCATCGACATAAGCCGCGCCTGGCGCACCCAGACCAGGCTGCAGGCGGCTTGCGACGCAGGAGTGCTGGCCGGTCGCCGCGCCGTCACCACCAACGGTTTCGATGCCACAGCAAAGGCGCAGGCGGACAATTACTTCTTCGCGAACTTCGACGAGACCCACCAGGGTTCGCGGGACACGAGCTTCGAACCAACGTCAGCGGACAAAGGCGGCACCATCGACGCCGTGGCGACAACTACGCTTCCGCCCCTGATGATGCAGATCTTCGGCTTTCAGGGTTTCGATCTGAGCGTCAGTTGCACGGCCTCGATGGGCGTGGGCAACAGCGACATCATGATGGTCCTAGATACCACCGGGTCCATGAGTTCGCTTCTGGCAGGCAGCACGCAGACGCGGATCGAAGCGCTGCGCGCTGCAATGAAGAACTTCTACGCCACGGTCGAGAACGCCCTGTCAGGCACAAACGCTCGCGTGCGCTATGGATTTGTGCCGTACAGTTCTTCAGTCAATGTCGGAAGGCTGCTACTCGACCTGGACCCGTCATATCTCGTCGACAACTGGACGATCCAGTCTCGCAAGGCGATCTACCGAACCGTGCAGACATTGAGCGGCTACGGCACGCCGGTCAGCGGGAGTCCGACAACCACGACGACCCTGCCAACCTACTCATTATGGGCAAACTACGGCTCCAACGTCTATCTGCTGTCAACGTCGTGCAACAGCGCCAAGCCGGCTGATACCGCCTGGACCAATTCGGGCAGTGCCACCTCCACCTCGACGACGACCACGAACTCATCCGGCCAACAGGTCGTGACGACCGTCGTGACCCAGCCACAGACGGCGACGTTCTATCAATGCGCCTGGCAAATTCTGAATTTCAGGATCCAGTCACGCACGGGCTCACGCAACTCCGTGACAACGACGACCACAACGGCCGACCCCATCTATACAAGCTCGCAAGTCTTTGATCATTGGGAATATCGCCCGTGGAATTATGACACGAGCCGGTTCAAGAATTTCGAAGCGGTCTCCACACCAACCGGCGAGAACGGCGCGTCTGTTTCGTCAACTTGGAAAGGGTGCATCGAGGAGCGCGCAACCGTATCCGAGCCGAGCTTCACATGGTCATCGCTGGGGGGCTTCAACCCGTCCGGCGCCTTGGACCTCGAAATCGATTCCGCCCCTGATAGCTCCGCATCCAGCAAATGGGCGCCGATGTGGCCGAATGTCGCCTACATACGGACGGTCACCTACAACGGCACTGTTTACATGAACAGTACGGTACCGTCATCGCAGGGACAGCAGGCGGCATCATTCTGTCCGACTGGCGCGCGCTTGCTGGCGACGATGAACAAGACAGCGTTCGATGCGTTCGCGGATTCGCTCGTTCCCGAAGGCGCGACCTATCACGACATCGGGATGGTCTGGGGAGCGCGGCTGGCATCGCCAGACGGCTTATGGTCGAGCACTGTTCGCCAAGCGCCCACGAACGGCGGCGAGGTTTCTCGCCATCTGATCTTCATGACCGATGGCGAAATGGCGCCCAGCTACTCCATCCAATCGGCATGGGGCATTGAGTACCATGATCGCCGTGTGACCGATGATGGTGTAAACGAAGACGCTGCGCGCCATAACTCACGGTTCCTCGCCCTGTGCGAAGCCGTGAAGGCGAAAGGGATCCGCATTTGGGTCATCGCGTTCGCGCAAGCCATGACGACCGAACTCCAGACATGTGCTTCAAGTTCGAGTGCCTTCACGGCAGCCAACGCAAACCAGTTGGACGCGGCTTTCCAGTCAATCGCCAAGCAGGTCGGCGAACTGCGGGTAGTGCAATGA
- the tsaB gene encoding tRNA (adenosine(37)-N6)-threonylcarbamoyltransferase complex dimerization subunit type 1 TsaB, which yields MRKLVIDCATEACSVALIDDGELVAGEFALLGRGHAERLVPMISALPEKGRADEIAVDIGPGSFTGIRVGLAAARALGLAWSARVTGFESLSLVAAMALAEQPGRPVDVCMTGGHGEWFFQPFSADGSPLAPLSSLAPDVAASRTTAGLIAGSQAIALASRCPGAVALDIRPDARQADLLGDRAFCADPRPSYGRAPDARLPSAA from the coding sequence ATGCGCAAGCTCGTCATCGATTGCGCGACGGAAGCCTGCTCGGTCGCACTGATCGACGATGGCGAGCTGGTCGCGGGCGAATTCGCACTGCTTGGCCGCGGCCATGCCGAGCGGCTGGTGCCGATGATCTCCGCGCTGCCCGAAAAGGGCCGCGCCGACGAAATCGCCGTCGACATCGGTCCTGGCAGTTTCACCGGCATCCGCGTCGGACTTGCCGCAGCGCGTGCGCTGGGACTTGCCTGGAGCGCGAGGGTAACGGGCTTCGAGAGCCTTTCCCTGGTCGCTGCCATGGCTTTGGCCGAGCAACCGGGACGCCCCGTGGATGTCTGCATGACCGGCGGCCATGGGGAGTGGTTCTTCCAGCCGTTTTCGGCAGATGGATCGCCGCTGGCCCCTTTGAGCTCCCTCGCCCCCGACGTGGCGGCAAGTCGCACGACTGCAGGATTGATCGCCGGAAGCCAGGCTATCGCGCTCGCGTCGCGTTGTCCCGGTGCTGTGGCGCTCGATATCCGGCCAGATGCGCGCCAAGCTGACTTGCTGGGCGACCGCGCCTTTTGTGCCGACCCCCGCCCGAGCTATGGTCGCGCGCCGGACGCACGGCTGCCGTCCGCCGCCTGA
- a CDS encoding TadE/TadG family type IV pilus assembly protein: MTFAQLCKNEDGATIVEFAIVVPLFLLLLIGIMDIGQMVYGKSVLTGAVHRAARDSSLETRNTSEADASVLDAIRPVLPGVNIKTSRTSYYDFADVGRAEKWNDNNANGVCDAGETFTDENRNGQWDQDVGQKESAGSANDVVVYKVTATFKPVFQVPFMPKLWSERTLSATAVTKNQPFGNQTGYGATAGSCP; this comes from the coding sequence ATGACATTCGCGCAGCTCTGCAAAAATGAAGATGGCGCAACAATCGTCGAATTCGCGATTGTCGTTCCCCTTTTCCTGTTGCTGCTCATCGGCATCATGGACATCGGGCAGATGGTCTATGGCAAGTCGGTCCTCACCGGCGCCGTCCACCGTGCCGCACGCGATTCCTCGTTGGAAACCCGCAATACCAGCGAAGCCGACGCGTCGGTACTCGATGCGATCCGCCCAGTCCTTCCTGGTGTAAACATCAAGACGAGCCGGACCAGCTACTACGACTTTGCCGACGTCGGCCGGGCTGAAAAATGGAACGACAATAATGCCAATGGCGTGTGCGACGCCGGCGAGACATTTACCGACGAAAACCGCAATGGTCAGTGGGACCAGGATGTCGGGCAGAAGGAAAGCGCCGGTTCGGCCAATGACGTCGTCGTCTACAAGGTGACAGCAACATTCAAACCCGTGTTCCAGGTTCCCTTCATGCCGAAACTGTGGTCGGAACGAACCCTTTCGGCGACTGCAGTGACGAAGAACCAGCCGTTCGGCAACCAGACGGGCTATGGCGCCACGGCCGGGAGCTGCCCATGA
- a CDS encoding NifU family protein produces MFIETETTPNPATLKFLPGEQVMASGTREFTSPEAAEASPLAQALFDLGDVTGVLFGREFVSVTAAPGVEWAGLKPQVLSILLDHFVSQAPLFVGGTAAGIAVPAEADENFADDPADADIIDQIKDLIETRVRPAVANDGGDIIYKGFREGVVYLQMQGACSGCPSSTATLKNGIESLLKHYVPEVSEVRAA; encoded by the coding sequence ATGTTCATCGAGACCGAAACCACGCCGAACCCCGCAACGCTCAAGTTCCTGCCCGGTGAGCAGGTCATGGCGAGCGGAACGCGCGAGTTCACCTCGCCCGAAGCTGCCGAGGCATCGCCCCTGGCGCAGGCCCTGTTTGATCTCGGCGACGTGACCGGAGTGCTGTTCGGACGCGAATTCGTTTCGGTCACCGCCGCCCCAGGCGTTGAATGGGCCGGACTCAAGCCGCAGGTCCTGTCGATCCTGCTCGATCACTTCGTAAGCCAGGCCCCGCTGTTCGTTGGCGGCACCGCAGCCGGCATCGCCGTTCCTGCCGAAGCTGACGAAAACTTCGCCGATGACCCGGCCGACGCCGACATCATCGACCAGATCAAGGATCTGATCGAGACGCGGGTGCGGCCTGCCGTGGCCAATGACGGCGGCGATATCATCTACAAGGGCTTCCGCGAAGGCGTGGTCTACCTTCAGATGCAGGGTGCCTGCTCCGGCTGCCCGTCGTCGACGGCCACGCTGAAGAACGGGATCGAAAGCCTGCTTAAGCACTACGTGCCCGAAGTCAGCGAAGTACGCGCGGCCTGA
- a CDS encoding Fur family transcriptional regulator, which translates to MHQPIDIEALCAERGLRITDQRRTIARVLSESDDHPDVEKLHERASAIDSRISIATVYRTVRLFEEAGILDRHDFGDGRARYEATPEAHHDHLIDVETGKVIEFVDPELEQLQRQIAEKLGYRLVDHRMELYGVKLERDG; encoded by the coding sequence GTGCATCAGCCGATCGACATCGAAGCTCTCTGTGCCGAACGCGGCCTGCGCATTACCGACCAGCGCAGGACGATCGCGCGCGTCCTTTCAGAGAGCGACGACCATCCCGACGTCGAAAAGCTGCATGAGCGCGCCTCGGCCATTGACTCGCGCATTTCGATCGCGACGGTTTACCGCACGGTGCGTTTGTTCGAAGAGGCCGGCATTCTCGACCGGCACGATTTCGGTGACGGCCGCGCCCGTTACGAAGCGACGCCCGAAGCGCATCACGATCACCTGATCGATGTAGAGACCGGGAAGGTCATCGAATTCGTCGATCCCGAACTTGAACAGCTCCAGCGCCAGATTGCGGAAAAGCTTGGCTACCGCCTCGTCGATCATCGCATGGAGCTTTACGGCGTGAAGCTTGAACGCGACGGCTGA